Proteins from one Cryptomeria japonica chromosome 4, Sugi_1.0, whole genome shotgun sequence genomic window:
- the LOC131064548 gene encoding putative pentatricopeptide repeat-containing protein At3g49142 isoform X1: MNKKMHSPFFNPSVPSITQFSALCKEGRIKEILIILLTKSDPPIKSISYFQLLQICIAKKALPEGKLIHSFIIDRGFKFATETFFQNKLINMYAKCRSLLCARKVFDHMTDRDVFSWNLIIVAYQSFGFPLESLALFHQMQRTDVKPDQFTFASILPACAKISALEQGIDIHQSISRSGFLLDVVVRSALIDMYAKCGSIKEARELFDTMPQRDTVSWTAMIAGYAQNGFPDEALRLFNEMPQPGVAAWTAIIAGYAQMGFTDKALKIFKQMQQAGVKPNSATFASIISVCTKTGAFEKGMEIHQSIKQARFLANIDLGNSLIDMYTKCGNTQKALELFDSMPERDVVSWTTLIAGYAQNGPVEKALETLKQMQLAGVEPDAVTFAIIVPACAKMGSLEQCMDIHETIRQSGFFSNVEVGNALIDMYSKCKNIHKAHELFDTMPHRDVVSWNRMIAGYAQNGYFEKALEIFKQMQETSIQPDQFTFASILRACAKMRALTQGIHIHQRIIRSRFLSDGVVGNALIDMYAKCGSIKRARQLFDTMPQRDLISWTAMITGYAQNGFVNKALKLSKEKPCQDVISLNAIIAGYAQNGLVEKALEMFKHMQLAGLKPDSATFASILPVCAKMGALEQGMEFHQRIMKRGIFSNVSIANALIDMYSKCGSIQKARTLFDTMPQQDVISWTTMIAGYGRHGYGKDALKLFELMKDSGTYPNHISFLCVLFACSHASLVDKGCKCFNDISNSYCIVPTRDHYICMIDLLGRAGYLEEALTFIVKMPIKPDAVAWTCLLGSCRSHKNIDLGEFAANLIFQLDPIINVPYILLSDIYAEVGRWDKFHGVRRLMEDRRVTKIPGCSWIELDRVVHAFFARDRSHPQTREIYAKLEKLFLEMKTVGYVPDSRHVLNDVEGEEKELFLYHHSEKLAIAFGLLNTSPGSTIRVVKNLRTCVDSHTAIKFISKVVVREIVVRDANRFHHFKNGHCSCGDYW, translated from the coding sequence ATGAACAAAAAAATGCATTCCCCATTCTTCAATCCTTCAGTGCCATCCATTACCCAATTCAGTGCACTCTGTAAAGAGGGTCGCATTAAGGAGATACTAATCATTCTGCTTACAAAATCGGATCCCCCTATAAAGTCTATTTCATATTTTCAACTATTGCAGATCTGTATTGCAAAGAAGGCTCTTCCAGAGGGTAAGCTAATTCACTCTTTCATCATTGACAGGGGGTTCAAATTTGCTACTGAAACATTTTTTCAGAATAAACTTATTAACATGTATGCCAAGTGCAGAAGTTTGTTGTGTGCTCGTAAAGTTTTCGACCACATGACAGATCGAGACGTCTTCTCATGGAACTTGATTATTGTAGCGTACCAAAGTTTTGGGTTTCCCCTAGAGTCATTGGCATTGTTTCATCAAATGCAAAGAACAGATGTCAAACCggatcagttcacctttgctagcatccttccAGCCTGCGCCAAAATTAGTGCATTGGAACAAGGTAtagatatccatcaaagcataagcaGAAGTGGATTTTTGTTGGATGTTGTAGTTCGGAGTGCCCTgatagatatgtatgcaaaatgtggaagcattaaAGAGGCGCGTGAACTGTTTGACACAATGCCTCAACGAGATACAGTTTCATGGACAgcgatgattgcaggatatgcacaaaatggatttccaGACGAGGCCTTGAGGCTTTTCAATGAAATGCCTCAACCAGGTGTCGCTGCATGGACTGCTataattgcaggatatgcacagatGGGGTTTACTGACAAGGCCTTAAAGATTTTTAAGCAAATGCAAcaggcaggtgtaaagccaaactcGGCAACCTTTGCCAGTATCATCTCAGTTTGCACCAAAACGGGAGCTTTCGAAAAGGGAATGGAAATCCATCAGAGCATAAAGCAAGCCAGATTTTTGGCTAATATTGACTTGGGGAATTCTCTGATAGACATGTATACCAAATGTGGAAACACACAGAAAGCCCTTGAGTTGTTTGACAGCATGCCTGAACGAGATGTTGTCTCATGGACAActctgattgcaggatatgcacaaaatgggccGGTTGAAAAGGCCTTGGAGACTTTGAAACAAATGCAATTAGCGGGTGTAGAACCAGACGCTGTAACGTTTGCCATCATTgttccagcctgtgccaaaatgggatcaCTGGAACAGTGTATGGATATCCATGAAACCATAAGGCAAAGTGGATTTTTCTCAAATGTTGAAGTTGgtaatgccctgatagacatgtattCCAAATGTAAGAACATACACAAAGCACATGAATTATTTGATACAATGCCTCATCGAGATGTGGTTTCATGGAATCGGATGATTGCAGGGTATGCCCAAAATGGGTATTTTGAAAAAGCTTTGGAGATTTTTaagcaaatgcaagaaacaagTATTCAACCagatcagttcacctttgctagcatccttcgAGCTTGCGCTAAAATGAGAGCTTTGACTCAGGGTATACACATCCATCAAAGGATAATCAGAAGCAGATTTTTATCAGACGGCGTGGTTGGGAATGCCCTGATAGATATGTATGCTAAATGTGGAAGCATAAAGAGGGCAAGGCAGTTATTTGACACAATGCCTCAACGAGATCTCATATCTTGGACGGCAATGAttacaggatatgcacaaaatggttttGTTAACAAGGCTTTAAAACTTTCGAAAGAAAAACCTTGTCAAGATGTGATCTCATTGAATGCAATAATTGCAGGATATGCCCAAAATGGGCTTGTTGAAAAGGCATTGGAGATGTTTAAGCATATGCAATTAGCTGGTTTAAAGCCAGACTCTGCAACATTTGCCAGTATTCTTCCAGTCTGCGCTAAAATGGGTGCTCTGGAACAGGGAATGGAGTTCCATCAAAGGATCATGAAACGTGGGATTTTTTCTAATGTGTCAATTGcaaatgccctgatagacatgtattCCAAATGTGGAAGTATACAAAAGGCGCGCACATTGTTTGATACAATGCCACAACAAGATGTGATCTCTTGGACTACAATGATTGCAGGGTATGGAAGACATGGCTATGGCAAGGATGCCCTCAAACTCTTTGAACTAATGAAGGACTCTGGAACCTACCCAAACCATATAAGCTTCCTTTGTGTTTTATTTGCCTGCAGCCATGCAAGTCTAGTAGATAAAGGCTGTAAATGTTTCAATGATATTAGCAATTCTTATTGCATTGTGCCTACAAGGGATCACTATATATGCATGATTGACCTCCTTGGACGCGCTGGCTATCTCGAGGAAGCCCTAACCTTTATCGTCAAAATGCCAATCAAACCTGATGCAGTTGCGTGGACGTGTTTACTTGGCTCTTGTAGATCACATAAGAATATAGATCTTGGAGAATTTGCAGCAAATCTCATTTTTCAGTTAGACCCCATAATTAATGTACCTTATATTCTTCTATCAGACATTTATGCAGAAGTGGGCAGGTGGGACAAATTTCATGGGGTAAGGAGATTGATGGAGGATAGAAGAGTTACTAAGATAcctggatgtagttggattgaaCTTGACAGAGTGGTGCATGCTTTTTTTGCAAGAGACAGATCACACCCACAAACGCGGGAGATCTACGCAAAACTGGAGAAGTTGTTTTTGGAGATGAAGACAGTAGGATATGTTCCAGATTCAAGGCATGTGCTAAATGATGTAGAAGGGGAGGAGAAAGAATTGTTCCTCTACCACCATAGTGAAAAGTTGGCAATTGCATTTGGCCTGTTGAACACATCCCCTGGATCGACTATTAGGGTTGTAAAGAACCTTCGCACTTGTGTTGACAGCCACACTGCAATCAAGTTTATCTCGAAGGTGGTTGTGAGAGAAATTGTTGTGAGGGACGCAAATCGGTTCCATCATTTCAAAAACGGACATTGTTCTTGTGGAGATTATTGGTGA
- the LOC131064548 gene encoding putative pentatricopeptide repeat-containing protein At3g49142 isoform X2, translating to MTDRDVFSWNLIIVAYQSFGFPLESLALFHQMQRTDVKPDQFTFASILPACAKISALEQGIDIHQSISRSGFLLDVVVRSALIDMYAKCGSIKEARELFDTMPQRDTVSWTAMIAGYAQNGFPDEALRLFNEMPQPGVAAWTAIIAGYAQMGFTDKALKIFKQMQQAGVKPNSATFASIISVCTKTGAFEKGMEIHQSIKQARFLANIDLGNSLIDMYTKCGNTQKALELFDSMPERDVVSWTTLIAGYAQNGPVEKALETLKQMQLAGVEPDAVTFAIIVPACAKMGSLEQCMDIHETIRQSGFFSNVEVGNALIDMYSKCKNIHKAHELFDTMPHRDVVSWNRMIAGYAQNGYFEKALEIFKQMQETSIQPDQFTFASILRACAKMRALTQGIHIHQRIIRSRFLSDGVVGNALIDMYAKCGSIKRARQLFDTMPQRDLISWTAMITGYAQNGFVNKALKLSKEKPCQDVISLNAIIAGYAQNGLVEKALEMFKHMQLAGLKPDSATFASILPVCAKMGALEQGMEFHQRIMKRGIFSNVSIANALIDMYSKCGSIQKARTLFDTMPQQDVISWTTMIAGYGRHGYGKDALKLFELMKDSGTYPNHISFLCVLFACSHASLVDKGCKCFNDISNSYCIVPTRDHYICMIDLLGRAGYLEEALTFIVKMPIKPDAVAWTCLLGSCRSHKNIDLGEFAANLIFQLDPIINVPYILLSDIYAEVGRWDKFHGVRRLMEDRRVTKIPGCSWIELDRVVHAFFARDRSHPQTREIYAKLEKLFLEMKTVGYVPDSRHVLNDVEGEEKELFLYHHSEKLAIAFGLLNTSPGSTIRVVKNLRTCVDSHTAIKFISKVVVREIVVRDANRFHHFKNGHCSCGDYW from the coding sequence ATGACAGATCGAGACGTCTTCTCATGGAACTTGATTATTGTAGCGTACCAAAGTTTTGGGTTTCCCCTAGAGTCATTGGCATTGTTTCATCAAATGCAAAGAACAGATGTCAAACCggatcagttcacctttgctagcatccttccAGCCTGCGCCAAAATTAGTGCATTGGAACAAGGTAtagatatccatcaaagcataagcaGAAGTGGATTTTTGTTGGATGTTGTAGTTCGGAGTGCCCTgatagatatgtatgcaaaatgtggaagcattaaAGAGGCGCGTGAACTGTTTGACACAATGCCTCAACGAGATACAGTTTCATGGACAgcgatgattgcaggatatgcacaaaatggatttccaGACGAGGCCTTGAGGCTTTTCAATGAAATGCCTCAACCAGGTGTCGCTGCATGGACTGCTataattgcaggatatgcacagatGGGGTTTACTGACAAGGCCTTAAAGATTTTTAAGCAAATGCAAcaggcaggtgtaaagccaaactcGGCAACCTTTGCCAGTATCATCTCAGTTTGCACCAAAACGGGAGCTTTCGAAAAGGGAATGGAAATCCATCAGAGCATAAAGCAAGCCAGATTTTTGGCTAATATTGACTTGGGGAATTCTCTGATAGACATGTATACCAAATGTGGAAACACACAGAAAGCCCTTGAGTTGTTTGACAGCATGCCTGAACGAGATGTTGTCTCATGGACAActctgattgcaggatatgcacaaaatgggccGGTTGAAAAGGCCTTGGAGACTTTGAAACAAATGCAATTAGCGGGTGTAGAACCAGACGCTGTAACGTTTGCCATCATTgttccagcctgtgccaaaatgggatcaCTGGAACAGTGTATGGATATCCATGAAACCATAAGGCAAAGTGGATTTTTCTCAAATGTTGAAGTTGgtaatgccctgatagacatgtattCCAAATGTAAGAACATACACAAAGCACATGAATTATTTGATACAATGCCTCATCGAGATGTGGTTTCATGGAATCGGATGATTGCAGGGTATGCCCAAAATGGGTATTTTGAAAAAGCTTTGGAGATTTTTaagcaaatgcaagaaacaagTATTCAACCagatcagttcacctttgctagcatccttcgAGCTTGCGCTAAAATGAGAGCTTTGACTCAGGGTATACACATCCATCAAAGGATAATCAGAAGCAGATTTTTATCAGACGGCGTGGTTGGGAATGCCCTGATAGATATGTATGCTAAATGTGGAAGCATAAAGAGGGCAAGGCAGTTATTTGACACAATGCCTCAACGAGATCTCATATCTTGGACGGCAATGAttacaggatatgcacaaaatggttttGTTAACAAGGCTTTAAAACTTTCGAAAGAAAAACCTTGTCAAGATGTGATCTCATTGAATGCAATAATTGCAGGATATGCCCAAAATGGGCTTGTTGAAAAGGCATTGGAGATGTTTAAGCATATGCAATTAGCTGGTTTAAAGCCAGACTCTGCAACATTTGCCAGTATTCTTCCAGTCTGCGCTAAAATGGGTGCTCTGGAACAGGGAATGGAGTTCCATCAAAGGATCATGAAACGTGGGATTTTTTCTAATGTGTCAATTGcaaatgccctgatagacatgtattCCAAATGTGGAAGTATACAAAAGGCGCGCACATTGTTTGATACAATGCCACAACAAGATGTGATCTCTTGGACTACAATGATTGCAGGGTATGGAAGACATGGCTATGGCAAGGATGCCCTCAAACTCTTTGAACTAATGAAGGACTCTGGAACCTACCCAAACCATATAAGCTTCCTTTGTGTTTTATTTGCCTGCAGCCATGCAAGTCTAGTAGATAAAGGCTGTAAATGTTTCAATGATATTAGCAATTCTTATTGCATTGTGCCTACAAGGGATCACTATATATGCATGATTGACCTCCTTGGACGCGCTGGCTATCTCGAGGAAGCCCTAACCTTTATCGTCAAAATGCCAATCAAACCTGATGCAGTTGCGTGGACGTGTTTACTTGGCTCTTGTAGATCACATAAGAATATAGATCTTGGAGAATTTGCAGCAAATCTCATTTTTCAGTTAGACCCCATAATTAATGTACCTTATATTCTTCTATCAGACATTTATGCAGAAGTGGGCAGGTGGGACAAATTTCATGGGGTAAGGAGATTGATGGAGGATAGAAGAGTTACTAAGATAcctggatgtagttggattgaaCTTGACAGAGTGGTGCATGCTTTTTTTGCAAGAGACAGATCACACCCACAAACGCGGGAGATCTACGCAAAACTGGAGAAGTTGTTTTTGGAGATGAAGACAGTAGGATATGTTCCAGATTCAAGGCATGTGCTAAATGATGTAGAAGGGGAGGAGAAAGAATTGTTCCTCTACCACCATAGTGAAAAGTTGGCAATTGCATTTGGCCTGTTGAACACATCCCCTGGATCGACTATTAGGGTTGTAAAGAACCTTCGCACTTGTGTTGACAGCCACACTGCAATCAAGTTTATCTCGAAGGTGGTTGTGAGAGAAATTGTTGTGAGGGACGCAAATCGGTTCCATCATTTCAAAAACGGACATTGTTCTTGTGGAGATTATTGGTGA